The Erigeron canadensis isolate Cc75 chromosome 1, C_canadensis_v1, whole genome shotgun sequence genome segment ACCTTACTTAAAATGTACCTAAAAGTTCAAGTATGTTCTGAAGTTGAATCGTATAGACTCAAAACCCAGACTCTGCCACTTTGTTGACAACAGGAAACTAAACCGTAAAGGTGGTAACCTCAACCCGTTTTCTCATCATTGAGATGGTTTCCTAGTGTTTAATCTCTAACGAGTTGTATATGCTTATCGAATTCATAAATAACATCAAATACTACTTTTGTAAAAATGGGATGTTACAACTAAAGTGAATTAAACAAATCAAGGGTAAATGTTGAAACCATGAAAGTTGTCCATTATGCATTTTTGATGTATGTGAACTCCTAATATATAGCTTTAattgaaaacttgaatttaTCTTTGTAACAGTTAATAGAATTAGTAAACCAATTCCAATGACTGATGTAACATGTACTAAAGAGTTACCTATTTTGTCCAAAACCTATTACCCACTGCCCAGTTTGCCATCTCTAGTAAATAGTATCATAAAAGTATCAGagataaaacaattaatttaccaGTTGATACCCCACAACTCAAGAGGCAAGCTCTATTTGCTGGGATTGCTGGATCCGATTTCGTTATATGAGCAATGTCGACCACTGTGTACTCGCTAAAACTTGATATGGACAAGAAGTGGTATAGAGTTTCTCCATTAATGTTTGTGAACCTGCTTGTCTCTTCTCTCTTCATCCAAGGAGAAAGGCTGAAAGGCAACTTTGTACACAAGTTGCTTTTCTCGGACAAGCAATCTATACATTCACCACAATCCGCCAAAAAGATTGGGATCACGGTGTCTCCTTCAACAACTTCATGTACACCTTCTCCCACACTCTCTACAACCCTTTAGTAGTGCAGCAAAGGTGAAATAGCTAGTTATTATCTGCTTTATCTTGTTATCATTAATTAGCACACTTTAATGAACATGTAATATTAATAGTTATTACTACAAAGCCAAAACTTTTTGAAAGCTCAAAAATGTTAATGAACCATACATCAACTATAATCATAGGTGTTACATGCAGCATCTATCTAATGTTCTAATGTGTCAAAAGAAAACGTAGTACATGGTATCTGATTTATGAAATTGTAGTAGTGAATGGGGGTGAACTTATACCTTTTTGTTAGACAAACAAATAAACTTAAGGGATTAGTTttctcgaatgtaagaaactttgaacaaatgtctattgtaggaaataactaaagttgtgtgtattgtatgttaacaactttgaaataatgtttattgtatgtaagaatttcgtttcaaccaattaaaatctgacaagtggcacctgtatatggttgccacatatgttttcttacataaaataaacattttttcaagttacttacatacaatacacataactttagttttttcctacaatAGACGTTCgttcaaagatagttacatttcagAAAACTAATCTTTAAACTTAATTATGGTGTTTTTGTCAACAAGCAATCTGATACAATGATGCATCTTTAacagaaatttaaaaaagaagatcCTAATGTTTGAATCTATGTCAGATAGTTTGAAAAGGTAGCGGAAGACATAGGAAATACAGAGACGGACATACATAATACATGATTCTAGCATGAACTTGGAGCCCACAAGTAACGCAACCGTTAAGTGAAAAACTCAATTAGGTACTAATAATTATGCAAAGGGCAATTGTTTTTATACACCACTAGTATCAACTATCCGAAATGCAAAAAGTTACAGATTAGATATATGTGATGGCATAATTAATGAATTCAGGAATTTACCCCAGTGCTTCATGACCTAGTATCCTGGGGAAAACAGCAGGCGGATGCTTCACgaaaaaacaaaacagaaacCGTTAATAAAACCTCAACAAAAAACATCACTTGACACATTCCATTTCCcatcctatatatatacctcTAATTTCCAGAAAGTAACATCACTATGACAAAGGGATGTACATATAATCTTAATCCGAACTTCGTGCATTTTTGGTGGTGCCACTATCACTTCCTCGATAACCAACGGCTTTCGTGGCTCCCTAGCAATTGCAGCTGCAAGAAATATTGAGCACATACACCAATTCATAATTAATTAAGCTAATCCAAACAAGGTTAAATCCCAGTTATAGCTAGCTGGCTCTTCATAtttcaaataattaaatagaAGTATGACAAGTGTTACCTCTACATCGAATAGGCTTGCCGATGGTGTTACCGGAGCGAATTCCgtccataaatatatatctgctatatatataatttcttaatttttgattttttttgtatgtttgttttttttttgaattctaGTTAAGTGTTAGGATCATAGGATGTTTTATATAGTGCAAGTGATTAGTGTCCCGTTCTGGCGGGAATCGGTGATGTGGGTCCCCAAACACGTGTAACCATCATCAGCCCTTATtttaacactatatatatatagacttcgACAAGCATAAACGAATACATCAAACAACGTTAGTATTCGTGTATCTCAATGTTTAATTAGTTAAGAACTTACAATTGTTtaagtaataattaaatataatataacgtTTTGTTAGATATCTTTAGATTAGATTAATTAGATACTATAATATAACGTTTTGTTAATGTATATCATGTAATGTAGTaattaacaacacattattcTCCTTTTGATATATTCTTTAGTTAAGTATTATGTAGAGCATCTTGATCAACCGTTCACCTAATATATAACattatctaatatctaatacttCCAATATTTAATATCTAATCTACcatctaatatctaatactattttataaaacattttgttttttttttttttcaaatctcaattaagtaattgaactatataaattacccatcttctttattcactaatataaacatctatacctaatatacctataatacccttaaccCTCAACTATACATTTTTCTCTCttatcaaatctcaaccactcattttcccCCTCTCCTcgatccataaatcattttatttatctaattcattcaaaatctttatctcaagaaaccatatatcgataaattataaaatttgtatgggcaaattgttcttttattaaagatgtcattcgatatattttagACGAATTTAAATCCGAGGGtagagcccgtacggctaaggtatTTGGCTATTATACTCTATGGCTTGACatatcacctccaccatctcacctCCGCAACGCACGAGCACTATCTCTCGTTGTAATAAATAGATACCCAACTTTTATCACGTAGTACgtagtttaattttaaactttttgtccACTCCAAAATTACTTGGTAAATGTTGTTCCCTCCAAAATTATTGTACTAGATAAATACTGAACTCAGCGGCGGAACTTGAATGATGGTATTGGAGGGGTCAATTTTTTTTAGGGGTGTAAGTTTTCTCTTTATTGCATCTGTGTTTTGTTTCTGAGGGagtaaaaacacataaaaaattttatttatccttaaataatatatataattgttaaatATGGTCAAAAACTTTGGAGAGACCAAAACCCTCATTTGGTGAGGTTTTTTACCATCGATAAACCTCAACttaaaacgagcatggtacccacgcaatgcagcggcgatgacattagttgcgatgtgTTGGCGTCGGTGTCTAGTGGTGTTAgtaattgatacaaagatatttgatttttagggatgatgaatatcttttaaaatattatggaatggttgtgtaagttaattaattaatggtaaaatggtaatttctcATGTCCTAAAAGTTATAAACTTTTCGACATGCATAATTTTTATATGGTAGTATACATATCAAAGTTCAGTACTTCAacaaatgtaaaaataaaagtagCCCAATATATAGCTGGGCTTTCTTTGAATATTTTATCTGGGCTCCTAACATCAACTGGGCCAGCACTTTACACACACTGAAACAGCCACACtccatataatataaaatcGAGAAAAACACTCCGAAGATCCAAAAGCAAACCAGCGCCATggcaccagcagcagcagcagcaaaaAAAGCACCAGGTTTCGTAGCAAACgcaataaaaaacaaacacagTTTCATCCAATTCTTCGCCATGACCGGAATCTTACTCTTAAGCATGCGCTCCGTCGGCCAAAAATATCGAATCAATGATCTCCAAGAAGACACCGCCGCTTTACTCAAAGAACAAAATTCCCTCTCCGATCGCATCCATCACATCAAACAACAGCTCTTGGCTGAAGCCGCCCTTGATTCCACCGGAACTTTCGCTGCCAGGCTCCGCTTCCTTTTCGGCGATTCGTGAGTCCTTCCTTTAGGCTAATAATTTATTCTAATCTTCGATTTTCGACATTTTAGATAGTAATAATGtttgtttaaatattttatgttgCTGAATTGTAAACTATTACTATTACTGGtacttgtttaattttttaggTTAACAAGGATATAAGGTAGTAGTTTATATATAGGTTTACTCGTACTGAGTTTGTCTCCTTGGAGAGGTTGATTTGAGAGTCTTATGTAGAACCTTTTAGGCTAGAGCTCATTTCGGTTTGGTTCAAGTCGAGTTAAAGTAGGTTAtatgaccttaatagtaagtaAGGATGTCTTGCTTTTTAGTGTTTGTTGATATTATATGGAATTtagatatttgattttgatacaAGTTCAACTTAGGAATTTTGAAGTTGATTTGCTGCAATGAATAGATAACCTTTTTTAGATGACGAAAATCGAGGAAATAGCTTTAGGGCACGTTTGGTAGGGAAAAATTcagtgaaatgaaatgaagcAAAGAAATGAAATAGAGAGAAATGAAATTGATAGAGAAATTAAGTAATTTGCTTTGTTTGGTAATGACAGAGAATTAACCTGAGTCTAAAAGAAGTAAATTTCATTGTTTGGTAGATAGTTGTAGAGAAATGAAATTCAGTTCtagttataagttttttttgtttattattattattattatttttactcaTATTATCTTGTTATTTGAAAACTTAATAAAAGAAGCAACATTAAACTTTAGAAAAACCCATACAAAGTACAATTCTATCACTTTAATACGTATTGCAATACCAAATATTGACACACATGATAATGATCTCTCATGGCTAAatgtatacaaaataaaatgcACAACACGAATACATTTTCAAACTTGAACTTTTGCGAACAAATTACATTCAAAATATCAACCTCATCAAACTACACATATCACCTTACATTTTCCTTAAACCATCGAGctatcaaaatgaaaatgaagttCCATGATAACCTCCAAAATATACAACAATAACTATGAACAAAATACATATCAGAGAGACAAACTGTACGGAGTAATGGTAATACTAATTGCACCGTAGGCAACTGTGTATCAAAAACTATGGAGTTGGGTGAGCATCGGAACAAGTTCACCGTTGGAAGGGCGATCAGCAGGCATATCAGAGAGACAAACTGCCACAATTCATACAACCATCAACATCTCATCTTCCTCCATTTCTTGTCCCAAAAGACTCTTGTCAAGAGTGATAGGCGAAAACACCCCGAATCACCAGTTCACatgaaacaataaataaaaggatAGATCTACGACTCATTTGGATACAGGTTCACCACCAAATGAACCATAGGGCTGCGATTTCCAACCGAAGATACAGATACACCACTACGGTCAGAGAATCGTGTCTAAGAACACCACCCAACGTGCCATGGTTGAGCTAGCATAGACCCAATAATTTAACTCACATGATGAGATAAATTATCACACAATTCTCTATCTAAAAGCCATAAAAACTGCCCTTTGTTTATTTgcaaatattgatatatatagtgGATACAAAGAAGGACCCACTATGCTACAAATAAGGAGATAAAAACTACCACAATTGAAAAGTTCAATACAGGAAAACAAATttcatacataaataaataaaatggcaAAAGTCTTTTGTCACTTGCTCGAACCAAACAAATCTATTTAGTTCCATCTTGGGCTTGGACAATTGAACTGCACTACCCGGGCTCCCATTATCCTCATTGCTATCAAAGAGCCTCACGAGTGTACCCTGTTTCTACAAGTTGTCTAAACCACATCCCAATCGCAATTTGTAGCCTTGCATCCCAACCCATTTGCAGCATCAATAATCCGTCGTCCTCCTCATGGCGTCTTCGAGACTACCAATTGGAACATAATCATGAACCAAAGAAAACTACTACTAATACTAACAGCAAGTTTGAACTTAAGCAAGAATGGTCATTAGGATGCAAAACAAACAACCGCCACAACATCGTTCGTGCAAGAAGACCACTTACGATATTAACATTAAATTTGATCTTGCGTTGAGATTCATGTCGGGTTTGACTAACACAATCATCATCAATCACCAATAAGGCAATAACATCATCGACATGTATCTTCAAGTTAGAGAACTAAgaacaaaatcaaaaacttgTGAACATCACAATAATTGGTAGTGCAAATTagaacaaataataaatcagaagtagaaatatcaaatatatagtCGGCTAGTCCAAATCAGAAAAAACAAATACAGatcagaaattaaaaaaaaaaaagctgaaAATGACTTGTAACAGCTCTAATcgcaataaaagaaaaaagaattgaAGAAAAGACAATATAGATACCTCTAATTTATGGAGATCCAAAGCAAACAACCATGGAATTAGATGAGATGAAAAGAATCTCAAAATATCGCCGGAGACAAAAAGGGCCTAGGGTTCTCTCAGATCTATATTGAATGTGCATGTCACGTGATTTACAATATATACTCCTTTTTTTTAGGTATAACCAATTTTTCAAGTAAAGAGGCACGGAGACATTTTATGAGGGAAATTCATTTCTTCACAAAATGAGTGGAAATCAAAATGTGAAGGAACGATTTCTCCGAGAAAATACATTTCTCCGTGTACTATATTCTCTGACCAACCAAACAGTGGAAAAcatttcatttccatttctcCTGTCTCATTTCCTCCTACCAAACACACTCTTAATGATTTATACTATGGAAAATTCCAGTTGAAAAATCCTAATCATCCTTCTCCATCAGAAATTTTCTCTGAAAGTGAGGATTTGGTGAATGTGGTTTTTCGTTTTTATTAGGTTAACATGATTGACACGAGAGATTGATGAATGTCTTAAGAAACCTATTAGGACCAAGAAGTGCTTCTAAGTTTAGTCAAACTTTTCATTCATCCACTTGTAGGTGATGACTGGAATGCTATTGTCTTTCACTGGATAGTTGAGAACATGGTGAGAGTTTCATCCCTGTAATTCGGTATAAGAATAACATACTTTTAAGGTTTAAAATGTTTACATGGATCATGCATTGTAGGATACTATCTAAAGAGAGCATTTTGTTTTGATGTAGTGATGTACTAAGAAATACAATATAAAACTTTGTAAACGTGATGTTTCTGGAGCCCAGATATAAAACTCACTGAAAGTGAACCATAACAACATTAAATAAACAAGATACACATATATTTGTGAGATAATATAACTCTTGTTGATGCTCTGTTGAAAATTCCAATTCAATATCTTGAATCAAGCATAATAAAATAGTTCTCTAGTTCTTATAAGACTCCAACTAAAAAGCATAACTTAATTAAGATACTAgtcttaattttaattctaattctGATCCTAGTCTATTAAAGTCAGTATCATCAACATAATCCTTAATCAAATATTGATATCTATCCAACCTCAACATATGTCTCTTCTTATATAGGGTGAGATTTGCTTATTGTCGTTTGTTGGAACATTAAACATATGTAATGAATATGTATGACTTTTGCTAGCATTTTTGTCCGGTGAATTGCTATTGAGTGAAGAATGTAGTCAGCTTATATTTCTTGATTTATTGTCATTAGTCTTGATATGCATCTTACCTTTTGATTTCCCTTACACTTGCATTAATCCATGTGGCTCGCGTTACTGCACCAGTGGTACTCTGATATTGTTGTTACATATTAAGGTGGCAAAAAGGGTGGGCCGGGCCACCTAAGCAGTCATTATAAGGAAGATCCAAAAAATATTGTTCATTgtctaaatttaaataaatgtaattattgGAGTTCAACTATATTGATTAATAAGAGCATAATGTTACATGTTTACATTTGCTTTCATTTAGGAATTAATGAAAAGGGTTTTTTTACATGAATAAGCAAATAGGTGGCTGTGAGTTGGATTTTGAGTTGGTAGTGGTCAAGTGATAGAATCCCAATTAACATTAAATGGGTCAAACCCGATACAGTTAAGAAGCATATTCATATTTTGAATCATGGGTCAACTTGGGTCAACCCAATTATTCAGTTACCAAAAATAGGGTCAATGCAATCAATCAGTTACCAGAAATACTGGAGCTGATAATGGGGcagtttttactttaatttgtttatatagtaGTACCATAGAGATTTGGAGGAGAACATGgatgttttgtttttcaacttagGTTTCTTTACCCTTGTAATTGGAGATCTGCCTAACTCGAATTAAGCCAACTATGTTGCTTGTTCTTTTTTAAGTATAATTAGATTTTCGGTTTCTATCATCAAGCCTCAGTGGGTTGTGATAAGCTTAAGATCAACTGGTTATGCAGGGAGTGTCTTTGAAGTTTTAACTACCTGTCTGATCCCTTCTGAACTTACACAGGCATTCTAGAAACACCCGGTAGACCCCACCAAGTGATCTAAAGCTTGCTCAAACTCCTGAGCAAACCCATTAAGCAAAGGTGTTCACcctaataaaaataatagtgaACCCACGGGCCGTGATTGCCAGTACTAGGCTTGATCTCTATAAGAGGAATTTAGAGTCAAAATAAAGTCTAGTCACTTACAGACCGCAGAACCATAACAATCCACCACCACCTACCCCAAatgttttacatttttagcatcATATTATCATAACTATGAGTTTGACAGCAAGTGGATGTGATGTGTCATACATCATCTTTGACATAGCTAGCCTTAACTGGTGTCAAGACCATTGTGTAATCTTTTCCTActgatatatatgtattcaattGGTCCTATTATATCTAAATGACAATTTACTAAACATTAGCATATGAACAGGACACTTTTTTAGAAGTATTTTGTATTAGTAACATGTAAATTCCAGAAAACTTAACAGAATACAAAATTAGTTCATAACTGTCCTAACTGAAATGCAGGAGTGCTTATGGGCTAGCTTTTATGGTTGGTCCAAGCAAGGGTTTTGGCTTTTTGCAGTTAGtcccatagttgtcaaaagcgaaggcgATCTCAAAGCGCAAAGGCCCGAAATGAGGCGAAGGCGAGAGGCGAAAAAAAAGCGCACGCCCGAAGAAAAAAAGGCGCatgaagtaaaaaaatataaaacttttatatataataaaaaaataatagtaaaagatATCAAATATCATTAATAAAACCAAATGCCATTGAGaaaatcataaatctttttaccaaaaactttaaattatgttgttttttgtttttgttttttttagtagtAGAAAAAACTAGGTTGGTCTGACCAAATTATGATCTATTataatttgaatataaataaataatagaagTTATAAGAAATTtattatgtaaataataaattttataattttatataacttattataatttaaatatataaataaatactaataaaaactTGTTTATAGTGAAATAATATTGATGGACTAAGCtatttaaaaataagaatagATCTGggcttttatttaatttataatggGCTTTAATTTATTACTCCACATAATAAGAAATAGAGATGTAATGTAACAGTTACATTACATATCAGttatcttcttcctcctcttcttcttctacatATTCCTTCTTCCTCTCCCTCTATGTATTATGTCTTCTACTACTATCTATAGTCGTCTGCAACAAAAAAAGCACCGATCTGGCCCTAGTCATATAGCCGGAAGTTAACTGTTCGTCGCCGTTGACCACTACCGTTGACCTCCCTTTCCCCTGGTCGACTTGGCCTAGGGTTCCAGGCGCTGGAGGTGGGCCTCGCCATCGCCTTGCGCCTAGGCGCACCAGGTGACCGCCTTTGACAACTATGGTTAGTCCTGGGTCTGTCTCAGTTAGGGCCCCTCTCtcgtttattgttttattatatctttctataaatTAGCCTTACGGAAATGTTGAGCCATGATCTTTAGTTCTAGTAATCATTATAAGATG includes the following:
- the LOC122583761 gene encoding uncharacterized protein LOC122583761 isoform X2; its protein translation is MAPAAAAAKKAPGFVANAIKNKHSFIQFFAMTGILLLSMRSVGQKYRINDLQEDTAALLKEQNSLSDRIHHIKQQLLAEAALDSTGTFAARLRFLFGDSSAYGLAFMVGPSKGFGFLQLVP
- the LOC122583761 gene encoding uncharacterized protein LOC122583761 isoform X3 encodes the protein MAPAAAAAKKAPGFVANAIKNKHSFIQFFAMTGILLLSMRSVGQKYRINDLQEDTAALLKEQNSLSDRIHHIKQQLLAEAALDSTGTFAARLRFLFGDS
- the LOC122583761 gene encoding uncharacterized protein LOC122583761 isoform X1, which encodes MAPAAAAAKKAPGFVANAIKNKHSFIQFFAMTGILLLSMRSVGQKYRINDLQEDTAALLKEQNSLSDRIHHIKQQLLAEAALDSTGTFAARLRFLFGDSNHVYHHGWHIEEYYNTQFVYGISTTSNSNRIVTK